A window from bacterium encodes these proteins:
- a CDS encoding TIGR02253 family HAD-type hydrolase: MIKAIVFDLDNTLVDFMTMKERAITSAAEAMIDAGLNIPKNEIVTRIKSIYDERGFEYQKVFDDLLENLFGKIDHKILANGIVAYRQSREASLVPYPHVHYTLIELAKKGYKLAVVTDAPTREAWLRLCYLKLHHTFDVVITFEDTKERKPHPAPFMKALNALNIAPQESLMIGDWAERDMLGAKQLGMKTVFARYGDVFDTKEPGADFEINDIIQLLDIVRQENV; the protein is encoded by the coding sequence ATGATCAAAGCTATCGTATTCGACCTGGACAACACGTTGGTCGATTTCATGACGATGAAAGAACGAGCGATCACAAGCGCTGCTGAAGCCATGATCGACGCCGGCCTGAACATCCCAAAAAACGAAATTGTAACCCGCATTAAATCGATTTACGACGAACGAGGATTCGAATATCAAAAAGTTTTTGACGATTTACTTGAAAATCTTTTTGGAAAGATTGATCACAAAATTTTGGCAAACGGGATCGTCGCTTATCGTCAATCGCGGGAAGCATCATTGGTGCCGTATCCTCACGTTCACTACACACTGATCGAACTTGCCAAAAAAGGTTACAAGTTAGCCGTTGTTACAGATGCCCCCACACGTGAAGCGTGGCTGCGTTTGTGTTATCTCAAGCTTCATCATACCTTTGATGTCGTCATTACTTTTGAAGATACGAAAGAGCGCAAGCCTCATCCGGCTCCATTCATGAAAGCGTTGAATGCTTTAAATATTGCGCCTCAAGAATCGTTGATGATCGGCGATTGGGCCGAACGCGATATGCTGGGCGCCAAACAGCTTGGCATGAAAACAGTGTTTGCCCGCTACGGCGACGTTTTTGATACTAAAGAACCCGGTGCCGATTTTGAAATAAATGATATCATTCAACTTCTCGACATTGTAAGACAAGAAAATGTTTAA
- the rodA gene encoding rod shape-determining protein RodA, with product MILIVEKIKAFLKDLDYYVLIPTLVLCILGLVSIFSATYTDAEDINFTKQISFFGIGIVLMIAVILIPIRLIDSASLTFYAIILILLLFVLLFGPIRYGAKRWIALGPLSLQPSELAKVATILTIARMLALQRINASSLYNIILSIALVSVPMFLVFREPDLGTALCIGCVALPMLYWHGISWFSIFVMFSPLATVLIHIGSGYNFDFFIATLFLILVVLYFSKRSAKMVLVVLMINVVVGLGSEPLWDSLKDYQKERILTFLDPERDAKGAGYQVLQSQIAIGSGGLIGKGYLKGSQTQLHFMPEQHTDFIFSALAEEFGFSGSLTLLAFFGILIVRIIMIADVVDDKFSSLTLIGIASLFTFQILVNIGMTSGIMPVTGIPLPFLSYGGTALWTNMMLVGIVLNIAMRKKVYDIH from the coding sequence ATGATTTTAATCGTCGAAAAAATAAAGGCGTTTTTAAAAGACCTAGATTACTACGTGCTTATTCCAACTCTCGTATTATGTATTCTGGGATTGGTCTCAATTTTTAGTGCGACCTATACGGATGCCGAAGACATTAATTTCACCAAACAAATTTCATTTTTTGGAATCGGTATTGTTTTGATGATTGCCGTCATTTTGATTCCGATTCGCCTGATCGATAGCGCGTCGCTGACATTTTATGCTATTATTCTGATCTTATTGCTGTTCGTATTGTTATTCGGCCCTATACGCTATGGTGCAAAACGCTGGATTGCATTGGGACCGTTGAGTTTGCAACCGTCGGAACTTGCCAAAGTAGCGACGATCCTTACTATTGCACGTATGCTGGCGCTACAACGTATCAATGCCTCCAGCCTTTACAATATCATTTTATCAATTGCGCTGGTCAGTGTTCCGATGTTTCTTGTTTTTCGGGAACCCGATTTGGGAACGGCGTTGTGTATCGGATGTGTAGCGCTTCCGATGCTCTACTGGCACGGTATTTCGTGGTTTTCGATTTTCGTTATGTTTTCACCGCTCGCAACTGTATTGATTCACATCGGAAGCGGTTACAATTTTGATTTTTTTATCGCAACGCTATTTCTCATTTTAGTGGTGCTGTATTTTTCAAAACGAAGCGCCAAAATGGTTTTGGTTGTTTTGATGATCAATGTTGTGGTAGGACTTGGTTCAGAACCTTTGTGGGATTCATTGAAAGATTACCAAAAAGAGCGTATCCTGACTTTTCTCGATCCGGAACGCGATGCGAAAGGCGCGGGGTATCAGGTTTTACAATCGCAGATCGCCATAGGTTCCGGCGGACTTATTGGCAAAGGTTACTTAAAAGGCTCTCAAACACAATTGCATTTCATGCCTGAGCAACATACCGATTTTATTTTTTCGGCATTGGCGGAAGAATTTGGTTTTTCAGGTTCATTGACGTTGTTAGCGTTTTTTGGTATTCTCATCGTACGGATAATCATGATTGCCGACGTTGTAGACGATAAATTTTCAAGTTTGACATTAATCGGCATTGCATCTCTATTTACTTTCCAAATTTTGGTCAATATTGGAATGACGTCTGGAATCATGCCTGTTACAGGTATTCCACTTCCGTTTTTAAGTTATGGAGGGACGGCACTCTGGACTAACATGATGCTTGTCGGCATTGTACTCAATATTGCGATGCGGAAAAAAGTGTACGACATTCATTAA
- the mrdA gene encoding penicillin-binding protein 2: MHIRSTVLLIALGVICTVLIGRLFFLQVIRYDKLNERAERNRVRTIDEIPARGLIYDRYGNLIVENQPTFSVQILPAEFDTSSEAEFEYLAKKLQMPVGQIKERLINAWPYTPVTIKENVDFTIIAQLEEEKERHKGVDYKVDINRIYAPNITMPHIIGYLNQITENRLSYYRTGEFVDTDYKIGEYVGASGIENFYEIELRGQKGYHELEVNSKGRVIQDLGTSKHPKDGYNLYLSVDLNYQRYIESLMGNQKGSIVVLDVNTGEIIAATSKPDFDIMWFVNGITSESWKSLNENPDKPMFNRIVQASYAPGSTFKMITAIAGLEEGIVTPNTYFSCKGVFFLGGNRFRCWNHNGHGAVNMEHAITQSCDVYFYNLAWKLGINTLAKYARMFGFGEQTGIDLPNEKSGVIPTTDYFNRRYGQNNWKAGTVVNLGIGQGEVLSTPVQMAQYCMMLANYGSYQVPHFVRYAEDEEGIRKVIYPVKQVPLKRENIDLMRYAMWTVVNTYSGTGKGAAIRAAQVAGKTGTAENVHGNYHGWFIGFAPYNNPEIAVAVIMENGGEGSDVAAPMSARVMHYYFTEVRNKKPFDPRQLKEKKFQTLMTRTSFQK, from the coding sequence GTGCATATTCGCAGCACGGTTTTGCTCATTGCATTGGGAGTGATCTGTACTGTTCTTATCGGCCGGTTGTTTTTTTTGCAAGTAATCCGGTACGATAAACTGAACGAACGTGCAGAAAGAAATCGCGTCAGAACGATTGACGAGATCCCGGCGCGCGGACTTATTTATGATCGTTATGGTAATCTGATCGTAGAGAACCAACCGACTTTTTCCGTACAAATCCTTCCAGCTGAATTTGATACTTCAAGCGAAGCCGAATTTGAATACCTTGCCAAAAAACTCCAAATGCCCGTAGGCCAGATTAAAGAGCGCCTGATCAATGCCTGGCCGTATACGCCGGTTACAATCAAAGAAAATGTCGATTTTACTATAATAGCGCAATTGGAAGAAGAAAAAGAACGGCATAAAGGGGTCGACTATAAAGTTGATATCAATCGCATTTATGCGCCGAATATTACCATGCCGCATATTATCGGATACCTCAATCAAATAACCGAAAACAGGTTGAGCTATTATCGTACCGGAGAATTTGTGGATACGGATTACAAAATCGGTGAATACGTTGGCGCATCCGGCATTGAAAATTTTTATGAAATTGAATTGCGAGGCCAAAAAGGTTATCACGAGCTTGAAGTCAATTCAAAAGGCCGTGTGATTCAGGATCTCGGCACATCAAAACACCCAAAAGACGGTTATAACCTATATTTGTCAGTGGATTTGAATTATCAGCGGTATATCGAATCACTTATGGGCAATCAAAAGGGTTCGATTGTGGTGCTCGACGTTAATACCGGCGAAATTATTGCAGCAACCAGTAAACCGGATTTTGATATTATGTGGTTTGTCAATGGGATCACGTCGGAGTCGTGGAAATCGTTGAATGAAAATCCGGACAAACCAATGTTCAATCGCATCGTACAGGCTTCGTACGCTCCCGGTTCGACTTTCAAAATGATTACGGCAATTGCCGGTCTTGAAGAAGGTATCGTCACTCCAAATACATATTTTTCGTGCAAAGGCGTTTTTTTTCTTGGAGGCAATCGTTTCCGCTGTTGGAATCATAACGGTCACGGTGCTGTGAATATGGAACATGCGATTACACAATCGTGCGACGTGTATTTTTATAATCTTGCATGGAAATTAGGAATTAATACTCTTGCTAAATACGCTCGGATGTTTGGTTTTGGCGAACAAACCGGCATCGATTTGCCCAATGAAAAGTCCGGCGTGATTCCGACGACTGATTATTTTAATCGCCGATACGGACAAAATAACTGGAAGGCCGGAACGGTAGTCAATCTTGGAATTGGTCAGGGCGAAGTTCTTTCAACACCAGTCCAAATGGCTCAATACTGCATGATGCTTGCTAACTATGGAAGTTATCAAGTTCCGCATTTTGTCCGATATGCCGAAGATGAAGAAGGTATCCGCAAAGTTATTTATCCGGTCAAACAAGTTCCTTTGAAACGCGAAAATATTGATCTCATGCGCTATGCCATGTGGACAGTCGTGAATACCTATTCCGGAACAGGGAAGGGCGCCGCCATCAGAGCGGCTCAGGTAGCCGGTAAAACCGGCACGGCGGAAAATGTCCACGGAAATTATCATGGCTGGTTTATCGGGTTCGCTCCATATAATAATCCTGAAATTGCTGTGGCCGTCATTATGGAAAATGGCGGTGAAGGATCTGACGTTGCCGCTCCGATGAGCGCCCGCGTTATGCATTATTATTTTACTGAAGTCCGGAATAAAAAGCCTTTTGACCCGCGCCAACTCAAAGAGAAAAAATTTCAGACGCTCATGACTCGAACCAGTTTTCAAAAATAA